The Pochonia chlamydosporia 170 chromosome 3, whole genome shotgun sequence genome contains the following window.
CACGCGATATCCCGATGAACCAAGTAGGTGGGGTTTCGACTCATGGCCCAGGAGAACAAGCGAACGTTTCAGAACTAGTCGGATCCTCTGTCCAGCCCAGGGAAGATCCGCACCGTTCGGCTCTGCTGGGTATGTTCAAAAAGACACCATCAAATGCTACAACGAGCCAGGTCGAGAGTGGATCCttgcatcaacaacaactcgCAAATCCGAACCAATACGCTGGAGTGGCAGGACAGGCTGAGAGCATGCTCCTCCAACACTTTCAAGCGAACCGTGGTCCGGCCGATCATCAACTGTCACTAGGGCGGCTGTCTATTCAAACCAAGCCAGGTCAACAATCTGCGCCCTCTCCTCGTCGCGGGGAGAATTTAAGCCCTCATCgctatcaacagcaacagcaagctGCTTGGTCGCCGATTGCCTCTGGCCACAGCCAGCAACCCCAAGTGCCTCGAATACTTCAGCGGGGACAATCTTTGACCGATTTCGGTGgctctcctcctcaacaacgTGGAATCTCTCAAGAGCCCGCGCCATCTGCGTTACAGAATGCCACTCAGCGCCCTCTTGGCTCTGGAGTGGAACCTTCCGTGATGGCCAATGCTGGGGACCGTGGCCGACGACCTGATGGTGGCCGCGAGCAAAAACAGCAGCTTTTATCCCTTTTTGGGAAACAGCAAAGCCCAGGAACTATACCGCCAGGTTCCGGTGTGGATTCAGGAGAGAGTTCAGAGTTTCCTCGTTCGAGGGTATCATCATTGGCGTCCAGAGGTGGGGAGACGCCCATATCTCCTGCTGAACAAACTTTCTTGTTGGACTATTTGCAGTCGGTCACCAAGAACACCGGTCGTCGATGATTTTGTAAAATGTTGTTGTGTCCCATTCCCTATTAGTATTCTTCATCAGTGAATGGGAACGAGCACAAGGCTGCTGTTGGGAATCTACACATGACAGATATTTCATGAATAGTGGAATACATACTCATATGGGAGACTCGCATTTGACAAACATATTATTGCACAATGTAATCACGATAATACATTACTCGACTTGGGTAGCGTTCTTGTACATTGTATTGGGTGTCCTTGTCTTTGTCATCTGCATAGTTTAACTCGACATGTGGCTGCTTATGGCGTGATTCGTGTGTTACATAACATTTGGCCCAGAATATCATCCGTCCACCAAGAATAACAAATCCGAGtgtctgcagctgcagctgtATCTCGCTCGGCATTTCTTCATCTATCAACACTTATCTCATGGCAATATAACTTCCTCATTTGGGAGCCTATTCATCAAAAGAAAGTACGCGAAAGCGATTAGAAGTTGAGCCTGTCGGAGCCTTGGGTCCAATTTGAGCTGGCTGTGTCTGTTTTGGCACAGGAATTTTGTGCAACGGCTGTGCACATTCGTCGACGCCCCATTCAATTCGGGAGGAGCCTTTGTATTTCCTGCCATGTGGTATAAGCAAATTGGAGTCTGGGGCGAGATAACTATCATGGCGTGGGATTCGCGTGGTGCGAGGAAGCAGCAATACACTTACTGTCGACTCATCATGCACGTACGAGCGaacatggcagcagcaactgaaTTGGTACTGATGAAGCAGTGGCCACCGGTGAAGTGAATTTGGATAACCACAAGGTTGTGTATGTGCTCCAAGTCGTTACGAATCTCTTGTTCAGTGAAGTTGGGATTGCAGTatcggatgatgatgttaCGGCATGCACCTAGGGAAATTTTGTGCGCCACATGCCCAGATAGAGTAAATTGACGTTCATCCCATCTAATGTCGACCTAGGAGTAGGATACGGTCAGTTTCGGGGAGTGCGGAGCAGTGTTGAAAAACAGGAACAACCTTTTTATTGTTGATGTACAGTCCATTGGCCTGTACATAAGAGTAGAACGCATGAGCATCACTTGAATGAAGAAAGGAGAGGGACGCCATGTTATCTCTGAGCCGAGAGTATATGTTGACGAGAAATCCACCCTTTACAACAGATGTGATATTTGCAAGGGTAGTGCCTTCCGCAAGGTTAATGAGTTGTACTGTTCGCGTAGCATTCTTTCGCACGGCAGGCGTCGAGGAGCCATTGAACAATGCTGGAACTTGGTTATCAATGGTGCTAGACTTTTCGATTTCCGAATCGGTAGACGAATCATCAACTAATTCCAAGTCGTCTGATTCAGTTCCATCAGCTGTAGAAGGAGTGCGTCTTGAATTCGGGTAAGCGACAAAACGATACGGGTCGGCATGACTGGTCTGATATGATGTGGTAGGGATATGGTGTTGCTCCATGTGGTCGGAGCAGCTAGTATTTGTCATAGGGGCATGGAAGGAACTTTTCTCAACACGAGGCTCAGGGCCATTGGAAGTTTGTAAACTGAGAAGCTGTCTCCCGTAAGCATTAAATCGACTATATTCATCAATGCCAACGCATCGACTCAGGATATGCTACAAACCTCTATTGTTTCTCTTTGCACTCCGCCATTGATGAGATTGCGACACAAGGTATCTTGAAGAGCGATGACAGAGATGTTAGAATCAGAAGGAATGGAAGAAAGCCTTTCGGAAACGTCTCTCACCGTATTGTTGGGCAGTCTTGACAAGACTGGTGTATTCATCGCGGGTAATTTGAATGACGGCAAACCCGAACTGAGCATCTCCGGAGGGAAGAGAAGGTTTCTATCCGATACTGAGTACATATGtatggagatgatggattTCAAATGTAAAATATGTACACTTACAgttgacatgttgaagttATGGTTGTCGTGAATATCGCATGCAACGATGTctaagaaaaaaaagaggaaaagaaagatgTAAAAAGATAAAAGACGGATAAGAACAAGAAAATGGAAGAAGCGCAAGAGTCAGGATCAGACGAAAAGGCTAGGTCGGGCTCCAGCTgccagatgtcaagtccctGTGTCAAGTGCTGGCTATTGCAGACAAACAAGGCAAGTACTGACAGCTGTTGGCCAGGCCAAACCACGTGCATGTGTACAATGTACATGTATGCGCGCACATACAGATGTCTGTCGACGTATGGATGTCTGGATGTATGAATGTATGAATGTGCTATGGGCATACACGGTGCACATACCTGCAGACAGAATAGAtaaggtacctaggtatgtacGAGACCAGCAAAAATCGACAAACCACCACACCTTGGTAGGGAACGATTTAGGCAAGAAGAACCGTGGTATTACTGCGTATTGCGGCATGACGTCTGGTGCcatatacctaggtacctaggtactttacTTTTACTATCAACAGGACCAACGAACCAACACCTGAGCCAGATGCAAGTAActacttacctaggtacctacctaggtaggtaggtagaaGCCAAGCACTGACGGCTACCAAAAGGTATAGGCATGTACTTAAGTAGTACTGTACCATACTCTACATAAAGTACATGTAGCATTGCTGGCGGttgtcgtcatcgtccaGCGGAGAATCCAGATATGAGCAATAAAAGCGAAGAGCGAACAGCCATATTAGCAGTGAATCCCCCAACCTACATGCATCAGACAAACCAGGCTGAGTATCGTGGACAATCTGAATACCAGCCCAAGGAAGGGGACGCTTGTCGGGCATCAGCAGCCGTGTGTGCGCATATGCAAGTGCATAACTGGAACATGCCTCAACACTTGACCAttggaaagagaaaaagTGTGACATCTCATATCAAAGTCCAACGTGGGAGCACCCATTACAGACTGAACTTTCTGTGCCGGACCATGACTGGCCATCAGACTATTGTCATAGCCCAAGAAAAAAGTCACAGCTGCATAGTTGTCTAGATCGGGACGTATTGGATGGCGCATTTACTGGGGTGCAGCAAACATTTaacagtctggttgaatgCCCACGCGCTTGACCGCTCTGTGAGAGTTTGTAAGGCTTCTTCTAGCTTGATACAAGGCTGGAGTCAATCGAGTGGTTTGGTATAGGAGTGAAAGCTATCGGATATGTACCAACCACCACGATCCTGGCCGTTATTTCAACCGCGAGACTATGATAGGGATATTATCGGAGCTGATGTACCTACGTAGACGCTCAAACATTGGTACTTGTTCATATCATACCGGGCTCATGGTGCCACGCAGATTGAGCACAACCATGTGGTGATGAATGAGGCGTTGGGGACGGTGAGGTTAGGCCTCTACGGAGTATTAGTAACTATGACTTGATGCAGTAGTGTTGGGAACTTGACAGAGGctttgttcaatgtttgcattCGCGGCTGCTTTTGTCTAGAATAAAAATGTGTAAACGTAAGCAAATCGGCGATTGGCAGAACATAGAATGACGGCGCCCCTAGGGATATGCAAAGAACACGagttgcaccagacctctgTGAATCAAGACATATATCAGATTGACGCTTATCAAACCACCAGCTCGGAAGGAACAGGCGTCTAGATCTTTCAATGTCTGCTCATGGCAGACTTGAGAGCATGTGCCGATTGCTCTGCAGCAGAGCAAGTGCCATACCGGAAGCAGCACATGCATCAATCACAtcacacaacattgaacttgatatgaccagttgacgttaCTTAAGCACAATACCCAAGACACTGAAGCAAATTGCAGGTCGATTCGTCACAGCCTTTCAGCTCACTGGACACGCTGCACCCGAGTTGGATACTCTGTACtccgcagccttggcagcaacggTGGTTGTGCTCCCTACGTCACATACCGATCCTGTTGCATTGAAGGCTTGATGGCAGAGTAACAACCGGCCTCCCAGGAGCAAGGATTCATTTGTGGCGTCCTGGTGGTGGCAGGGGTATCATTTTTGTTCGCATTGATAgagttcaagaagtgtgaGAGAGGCTTGGAAGGCaaggaaggaaggcaagggGCCGTCCgacatgttgatggatgggagcacttgagaggAAGGGGGCTTGGACCAAGAGGGGACAGGAGGTGGGCGAGGGGGGGACAAACACGAGATCACGTGTGCCGTATTGCACTTGCCTCTGGGGCCAAGTCGCTCAGCTTGCCCGGCATCTGTTCCATGTTGTTATTTTTGCTCGGCCTTGCCTTGTGTGCGGGTCAGTCAGTGGGTGACGCACTGAGGCATGTGCGTCGCCGAGAATGAAGAAAATTCGTGTCAAGTGGCCTGGTGAGACGAGACTGAGCTACTCTGTACTTATCCCCAGAGATTGACCCGACCCGCTTGGTGTTCCGTATGTATTCTCCTGGCGACGAGATCCGAGATGATATCTACAGCGAGTCTAAGACGGACGAGGCAGTTAAATGAGGTCAATGCATACAaaaaggtcaagtcaagacgTCGTCGCTAGCAGCCGCCCTGAGTCTTAGCGAAGGCAAGGGGCAGTTCTGGTGCTCAAAGATCAACATGAAGTGATCCGATGTCTGCCTGGCACTGATACGTGTAACTGGTCTCACCGCACAGGCTTGACTTTTGGGCCTgatctgtctggtgcctgtCCTGGGCCACTAGCTGCATGTGCGCTCTGTGAAGCACGCAGTACCGGTACTGTAgagcaaaaataaaaacaaaaatgGAGCGTACGATGAGGCTATGCCCGTTCAAGCCAAGAGTGGCTCCACTGGCACCGGTCCTGGCTCGTTCCGTGGTGGGTGCAATGTTGGACagcgaacattgaacgggTCAAGTCTTGcctggtcaactggtgcatTCTTCTCGTTCGTGGTGTTGTCTTGTGTCTTGGCTTCTCGCCCATCAGTCGTCAAATTGCCAAAACGCCATCAATCAGACATAGCAGCAATAGAGCGTGCGTCTCTGATTTTCCAGTGCCGCATATTACCCGTAGTTAGTATAATGCACTGCTGAGAGGATcgtttgtggtggttgagctTGATCCAGtcctccatgttcaatgttgcctgccgtctggtctggttgcttggcCCATCAGGCgctgctctggtctggtctggttggttccAGGCCTGGCTGTGGATCTCGACCACCCCCCCCAAGAGATCGGGATTTCTGCCACACTACTGTTCCTGCTCCTGACCCCCCAGTCCGTCGTCTccttctctctctctctcgctctctgtctcatcaacctccccTGGTCAACCGGccgaagaaaaaaaaaggaccaCGGCATTTGCTTCGTCACATCTTTTTGTCTCTCGCTTTTTGCTGCACCTGTTTTGCTGtcatctttttcttctcgACACTCGCTTCTTCTGCGTCCAATTCGTCCCTCTTGCCCTATCCTCTCGAAACTTTCGCTCGCGTCGACCAACGATCCGCCGCCTGGATCCCCGTTGCTAGCTCACCCCGACCGTTGAAAGCACCAAGTTTTGTTGACCTCGAGGCCTTCTTTTAGCCTGCCTCACCCCGTGGTTCATCTCTCGATTCATCGGGCGTTCCATATTCTCGAGTCTCTTTTCTTGCACCTGCCTTAATTGCCTGCCACTCAAGCTTGCGGACTGGTTGTCGCCCTGAGAGGAGCGGCCCAATTTTAACCTCGCTCGCTTtaccaccatcaccacatctTTGACCATGCGTCCTGCTCAATCCTTAGTGCAACTGGCCCTGTGCCTGTCCACGTTTGGTTCCGTTGCTTCAGCGTCAGGCTGGCCACGATGGCTACCTGAACTTGATGCCCTCATCGTGCGGGCGGATAGCACTGACTCCAGTCAAGAACCCTCAGGTATGCTTCACTTGAGTAGATGGCTCCGTTGCTTTACACCTGCCATCCACTCCATACTCTGCTCTAGTGACATTGTACTAACCATCTCCTCACCGCAGCTACACAAGATCAAGCATCTAAGACTACGCCAGCAGATGCACCTGCCTCTACAACCGACGCTGGTAATACCAAATCCGGAGGCAAGACAACTGGTGACTTGAACACCGCAAAGCCCACAAAGAGTGGCAAGGCTGGCACTACTGGGAACAAGAAGGGCAACTCGACTCATACGCAGTTCCCCCCTGATGCCCCTCCCGCTGGCATCAGTatgcaaacaccaaacactaATCTGCAGCCCAGCGGACTATACAAGATTAGTGACTACGTTACCTGGTCTTGGAACTACACCTCTCTGCTTGGAACACCGACCGCCATCGATATTCTTGTCAGCTGCTCTGTTGCAAGTGAAACTTGGACTCTGACCGGCAATATGTCCTTCGCAACCTCAGTAAAATACGTTTGGGACACCAAACAACAGGCCAACGACGTCAAAAGCCCCCTGGGTGTTCAAACGTACACCCTGATTGTGAAGGATTCCGACGCTCAAATCACTCAGGCCCCCGAACCTGGTTATCTTGGTGCATATGCCAGCTACACATTTGGCATGTATACTGGTCAGCCATACACGGCTTATCCTGATTGGACATGTCCTGGACAATGCAGTACCGCTTCGGCACTGTTCGACCGTCACGCTGCTGGACTTGCTATCGGCATGAGCATTGTGACAATCCTGAGCTTTACGTGGTTTGTCGCTGGATTAGGATTGCATTAAGCTGGTTCCTTTACCCTGTTTCGGGAGGGAGTACAGCTGCCTGCAGCTCCTGTCTGCAGCAATCTTGCCTCTCACTCTCATAATTTTATTGGCGAAACATGTTATTCGTAGTCGTGGCAAACAGATTCACACCAGGCGTTgttggaagacttggagatTTATAATTTATAGCCTGATTTTATTACttgttttgctttggtaCTTCTTGCCAAGCATTTTTTGACTTTTTAGCAGCATCatggaagggaagggaatATAGGGGCGAGTCATTTGGACACTgctttttttggttttggcTACTGaatctttttcttttggcttATTGGGTGTATTTATGGCCGGGGGAGTTGGACCTAGTATAAAATCTTCTAATGAAGCTACACGCATTAATACTTGCACCTTTTTTCCGGCAGCACAAGTCGTACGGCTTTCATCacaactacctaggtagttggccTTCAAAATTGACAAGCGATCAGGTTTTCCAGTTCTAGCGCAATAGTCGCTCAAGAAATCTATTCGCTGTTTAATATGTCCAGGGATAATATAGCCGACTAGAAGCGCAACTTGTGACAGTTGCCCGCCGACAGATGTTCAAAGATTTTCACATATATGCTATTCATACCATTCGCAGCGTAAAGCCAGCTCCACGCTCCTCCTTGTCTCTTCCCTGGAATATGCCACTCAAGTCGACGTCACCTAAGCTTACTGCTTGACCTCTGACAGGCGCATTGGGTTCATGTCGACGTCTTCGTTCCTGACCCGCTTTGCTGGGGAAAGTTGGGAACATGCTCTCAGGCTTTGGTTTAGGATCCTGGCGGAAGTATTCGTGACTGAGCATCTCTTTGGCTGTCGGTCGTCGGTCTGGATCCAGAGCTAACAGATCGTTGAGAAGGCTGGCTCCAGCGGTGGTCATGCCTGGAAACCGTGCCCGTATAACGGATCCAGTGGTTAAGGAATTCTTGGGAAGCTTCAAACTCCTGGCGTTGGGGAGCCTTCGGAATCCGGGCCACGATTCTTCAGTTGGCACGCCGCACAGTTCAAATATCTTGGACATTTGGTCTACCTCGTTGGTGCCTTGGAGCAGGGGCTCGCGCGTTATGAGCTCGCCGAATATGCAGCCAACGCTCCACATATCTACCGCAGCGTCGTATGTCTTTGTCCCTAGAAGCAGTTCTGGAGCGCGGTACCACAGCGTTACGACAAGCTGGGTCAGTTTAGGTGGTGGATCGCCGACATAGCGAGCCATGCCGAAgtcggcaatcttgagctggCCACGGTTATTTAAGAGGAGGTTTGATGTTTTGAGATCGCGGTGAAGAATCCAATTTTCGTGCAGGTAGGACAGGCCGGACGTtagctggaggaggaggcgctTGACTTCGGAGGATAGGAAGGGTTCAGGCATGTCTTCGAGAATACCTTTGAGGTCGTGCTCCACGAATTCGAGGACTAGGAATATTGAACTACAAGAATGCAATGTTAGTATGATAGTTCTTGTTGTAGTCATGAAATACGGAGCAGACTCACTTGTCAAGCTTTGTGACATcctcgccaaccacaacctcTTCCAGTCGTACAATGTTGCGGTGCTTGCAGTCCTGCAGAATCTGAATCTCTCTCAATCCCGTAACCGGTAGCCCATTTCGATCTGAAGGCTCGAGTTTTAATCTTTTCAGCGCCACAACTTTCCCAGTCGCACGTTCTGTTCCCCTTGCGACCCAGCCGTATGTGCCCTCCTCGATgtcgttgagcttgtcgtaGTTCTCGACGCTCCGACTCTTCCCCCATGTGCCGGCATTCTCGAATCGCAAGAGTTTTATCggtttattattattactactGGTCTCTGCTTCGGGCGTAACTCTGCGTCGTTTGGAGGGTCTTCCCTCCGCTTCTTGGTTGATGTCGTTGCTCTGGGAGGATGCTGCTAGAGCTGCTTGTTTGTCggcctcgagcttgcgcgccttctctgccttcttccGACGCTTCTCTTCCCTTTCTTGTCTTAGCTTTGATTCCAACTCggcgtcttcttcggtgTCTGCCCATCTCGATTTGCCCTTGCTAGCCATGGCGGCGCAAAAGTAAAAGGGAGAAGAACTGTCTAGGATAGTCTCGCGAGTTTGGAAGTCGAGTTGTTTCGTAGCACAAAACTTGGACAGTCGGGATAGATTCGGTAAGAATTAGGCAATTGAGCCTTCAGATTCCAAAATATTTTCAAagatggtgaagaggagagcAACGAACGAAATGGCTAATATGGCGAGAAAGTGTCATTCTACCGCCAGCCGCGACGTGGGGCCAAGAAAGCTGCTTCTTCtagtgttggtgttggtggtgagtgGGTTCAGCTGTCTGATGGTATCTTATCGCAGCTCTGacctcatccatccattcaaGCTCTCAGAAAAAAGGGAAGGGGCCTAGGCCCTGCCAACTAACATgacaacctcatctcatctctTTCACATCCTCATAACTCAGCCTGGACTACACAAAATAAGCACAGAGCCACCGAATTGGATTGCTTACAGTACCGCCTCTCATCAGTTGCCCCTTTGACGTTATTAATGGGACCAGTTTCGGCTGCAGCGGCCTGTAGAGGTCTGCGACGCATATCTTGCCGCCACACAATCCCGACGACTGGCCGACAATATCTaccaagtcaacaagcaTTTCTGGTCGGTAGAAGCTTCTCAGTGACGGCCTCTCGTCGGGAAGAGGAGAGACAATGGTCAACACCCTTGGCAAAGCAGCTTTTTGAAGCGATATCAGTGAGTGATGTGAACCGGCCGCAGGACGACACGGAAATACAACATAGTGCTAAgccttgtcaaagacaacagGACCAGTACCATTGGCAAGCTACATGCGCATGTGCTTAACCGGAGATCTCGGTGGCTACTATACAGGCGCAATTGGTCAAGACCGCGATCAATTCGGCATCAAAGGAGATTTCGTCACATCCCCTGAGATTTCTCAAATGTTTGGCGAACTGGTTGGCCTGTGGTTTATTGCCGAATGGATTAGCCAAGGCCAACCAAAGCAGGGCGTCCAATTGATTGAGGTTGGCCCAGGCCGTGGCACTCTTATGGATGACATGTTGCGAGTAAGCCCAATCCAATCCCAACCCAAAGCGTGCATCGCGATTTGGCCGGCCTTGATAGCTGCGGTATCTGCAGAAGCGTGTACGGCACTAACAAGTTGTTGATTTCAGACAATGAAACGCTTCCCAGCTATGGCAGATAGCATAGAGTCGGTTTTCATGGTCGAGGCAAGCCCAGAGCTTCGAGAGACACAGCAAAAACTACTCTGCGGACCTGATGCAGTACCCGAGACTTGTGAAGCCGGGTTTCGCAGCCATGGAAAACATTTAGGGAAGCCCATTGTATGGGCTGAAAGCCTCAAGTCCATTCCCATTGGTAAGCTGAACATCTCTACACGCCAGCTTTGCAGATCAGAACTTAACCAGAAATGTCCCAGAGTCCAATAAAGTGCCATTCATCATAGCACATGAATTTTTCGACGCCCTTCCCATTCACACTTTCCAATCCGCATTGGCACCAGCATCGCTGCCTAAGACGACGGCATCCATTGCATCAATAGAGAAAACCTCTCCGGAAGTAAAAGATTCACCGCCATCGTACGAGTGGCGGGAAATGATGGTTTCTCCTACTCATCCTGCCGAAGTTGCTTCTGCTCAAGCtaaagccaaggcagccgGCAAAGATGCACCCCCCGAAGAATTTAAACTCATTCTATCCTCGAAACCTACTAGACATTCTCGCTACCTTCCCGAATCATCTCTAAGATACCAACAGCTCAAACAGTACCCCGGCTCCGTGGTTGAGATCTGCCCGGATGCCTCTCTATACGCGGCCGACTTCGCGGCGCGTATCGGCGGCTCTGAAAAGGTGAAGAAGTCGCAACCAAGTGGCGCGGCGCTGATTTTGGATTACGGAACATCCGACACAATTCCAATCAATTCCCTCAGAGGCATCCGACACCATAAGCTGGTCAGCCCCTTCTCAGCCCCTGGTCTCGTAGACCTGAGTGCCGATGTGGATTTCACCGCCCTTGCTGAAGCCGCTACTCTTGCGAGCGATGGAGTTGAAGTCCACGGCCCGGTCCCGCAGGCGGATTTCCTTGAACTTATGGGGATTCGAGAGCGCGCAGAGATGCTCATCAAAGGTGCAGGAACGAATAAGTCAGCCACGGAGGACATTGAAAAGTCTTGGAAGCGCCTCGTTGACCGAGGACCTAGCGGGATGGGAAAAGTTTACAAAGCTTTGGCGATCTTGCCCGAGAATGATGGCAAGAGACGGCCCGTTGGCTTTGGGGGTGACATTTCACCAAGATAGTTTGTCTCAAGCTAACACCGTGTATTATGTATTGTAAAACTGGGAGAAGATGTAACAACGTACGATATAGTCCTCTAATAGTGGGAGATTGCCTCGGTGGCACTGATCTAAATCCTTGTGTGCTGAGGAATGCCACAGCAAGAGTGAGCCAAAGTTTTTGAAAGTGATTGTGTTTGTCGGCACAAGCACTGCGGTATGGATTGGTAGAATTACCAACCTTCAAAATAGTTGACCAGGGACAGGTATTTACAATAATCTAATCATATATTGTAGCTATGAGCAAAGTCTAGTACAAGAATGTTGACTTCCTTTCCATTCAATaaaatgccatgtcatgtccCAAAACTCGAAAGCAAACGCCATTTTGAACTCTATCACTTATTTTGTTACAAGCTTGGTATTTTCCTCGTCACTCCCATCATCTGAGAATTtgtcgccatcctcgcccaCCGCAAAGATAGTCTCCCCGTCGATGGACTCCCTGGGAATGCTTCGCGTGGGGTTCTGATGATGGCCATTTGGCTGCGCCGACGCAGAACTCGTGATTCCTGTAACGGGCGGTGGATGCGGCGAATGCTTGCCAGGGTGAGCAGcctcttcatcgtcatcccaaTCATCGGGGACGCCAATATCCCCGATTTCGAAgtttccatcatcatcttgagCAATCTCGTCACTCATGGCAAAGCGGCGATTATTGGCGGTAGGACGCCATACGTACGCAATGAAGGCAACATCTGCAAAGTAGACGATGTTGAGCCAGCCATCCAATATGAACCACCGAGTCTTCCAATGGTTCGGAACAAAGTCAGGGTCGTTGACGGAGGCGAAGGTAAAgctggtgaagaagaagaatgcaAAGATAACGATGATGCTAATGAGGATAGACCACCAAAGCTTCCTGTACATGCCCTCCTTTACATGCTGCTTTCGTTCTCGAAGATCTTTAAGCGTGAAGTTGAGAGAGTTAAGCGTCCACACATAAAAGGCTGTAAGAGTTCCGGCTAAGGGTAAGACGATGAGCAGCACAAACGGACCTAAGAGAACACATCAGTAAAAATTCTAGAGGCATGGGCACCCCTTGGGAGGGCCTTTTAGCGGCTCAATACATACCGGCACTTTCGGGTGAAACGATAAGACTGGTGATGGAATAGACCAGGCCAAAGACGAAGTGAGCGGCTGCGAGCCACCGCACGTATATCATGGTGCGGCCGAGGGTTGGCTTAACTACACCATAACCCATGCACACGATGAGCAAAAGGAAGAATGAAAATGAGTTGCGTGCAGCATTGAGAATGCCCACTATGATCAAAAAAGCCTTGGATGCCACACCCGAGCCCCCGTTGTTTTGAAAATCTGGTGACATGTTAGCATGAACTATCCGTACCAGTTATGGCTTGAGAATCGGGTGCTAGACAAACCATAATAGCCCCAAGTAATGAGCATTTCCACTACCAAAAAGACCAAAATTGCTGTTATATAGTTTTGGACCGCCACTGTTGAAACGATGTTAGAGGAGTGGAAGAAGAGGTACTACGCACGGACAGGGCGTAGCGGAGTGAACAAGACCTACAGATATCATGACGATGCTGGTAGTAAAGGAACCCCCAGTATCCCGCCATTAGCGCATAGATAATAGACATGGCACCGTAG
Protein-coding sequences here:
- a CDS encoding cyclin-dependent kinase G-1 (similar to Verticillium alfalfae VaMs.102 XP_003002420.1): MASKGKSRWADTEEDAELESKLRQEREEKRRKKAEKARKLEADKQAALAASSQSNDINQEAEGRPSKRRRVTPEAETSSNNNKPIKLLRFENAGTWGKSRSVENYDKLNDIEEGTYGWVARGTERATGKVVALKRLKLEPSDRNGLPVTGLREIQILQDCKHRNIVRLEEVVVGEDVTKLDNSIFLVLEFVEHDLKGILEDMPEPFLSSEVKRLLLQLTSGLSYLHENWILHRDLKTSNLLLNNRGQLKIADFGMARYVGDPPPKLTQLVVTLWYRAPELLLGTKTYDAAVDMWSVGCIFGELITREPLLQGTNEVDQMSKIFELCGVPTEESWPGFRRLPNARSLKLPKNSLTTGSVIRARFPGMTTAGASLLNDLLALDPDRRPTAKEMLSHEYFRQDPKPKPESMFPTFPSKAGQERRRRHEPNAPVRGQAVSLGDVDLSGIFQGRDKEERGAGFTLRMV